The Synergistales bacterium genome contains the following window.
GCCGAAGTGAACACCGCACTCCAGTAGCCGCTTCATGGTGACAAGTGCCATTGTGGTACCTCCCTTGGTTTGTGCCTCCGCGTCCGTCATCTGCCTGCGGAACCCCGCAACAGAGGGGCACCACCGCAAACATCAGGCGCGTGTGTGCTGAAAAGCCGGCGGGTAGTATAGCACATCTCGCGTTTGACCTGCAACTGGCCTGCGACTAGAATAGGGGTGGTATGTTTAATCAGAGAAAATGGGGGGGAGATGTAATAATGGCAGAAGGTTCGCTGATCCAGCAGCTGGACAACCTTCCGCCGGAGCAGAAAGCCATGCTCAACAGACTGAAGCGGGTTGAGGGGCAGCTCCGGGGGATCCAGCGCATGATTATCGAGGAGAAACCCTGCAACACCATCCTCGTGCAGCTCTCGGCGGCGCGGAAGGCGATGCAGCAGGCCTG
Protein-coding sequences here:
- a CDS encoding metal-sensitive transcriptional regulator: MAEGSLIQQLDNLPPEQKAMLNRLKRVEGQLRGIQRMIIEEKPCNTILVQLSAARKAMQQACIEILKSYVQKCLVENDPLDIDELERLIGALVELAPPQGAGEQQDS